From Asterias rubens chromosome 6, eAstRub1.3, whole genome shotgun sequence, one genomic window encodes:
- the LOC117291617 gene encoding galactose-3-O-sulfotransferase 2-like: MSDLKLQGFSWRKVLSVGLGIASFVMFSYVYYGFTDLKTPADRYHIASSSIIRSASGHRAKIEEYMNIHTGEAKNRSSYLDRFTLKEKVPQDDLFDINVNASKSTASLRDSSPVVDNNRHTAKFSPLVDFTKPKTRNPHADSVTFQGSTRRQSAQGPTTLSKGSSTRDCTPRTNIVFFKMHKCSSSTVQNILLRYGEEHSLDFVLPPAGNYLGHSQFSRKWMLEFPVKEYNILCHHTMFDETAMKAVMPTNAVYVSILRDPVTMFESTFTYQHMASMYHLPSSHGLELFLERPEQYYKMGDGGLLHARSPMIYNFGLPKADLGDVRKIEAKIEELEMQFDLVMMTEHFEESLILFRHLMCWEIDDIVYFKLNARSKSSVKTVSASVADKIKKWNYGDVKLYETFNKTFWGKVRVFGEDRMREEVAQLKMRKDFFSKHCISQVVNNDNKVWHPAGIGIDSFKLRPEAMNNKMCVRMARTELPYTDLVRNIQKKRYYMH, translated from the exons ATGTCAGATTTAAAACTGCAAGGGTTCTCATGGAGGAAGGTGTTGTCCGTTGGTTTGGGCATTGCATCCTTCGTCATGTTCAGCTACGTATATTATGGGTTCACTGACCTCAAAACTCCGGCCGATAGATACCACATAGCTTCAAG CTCTATCATTCGATCGGCATCAGGCCACAGAGCCAAAATTGAGGAGTATATGAACATTCACACTGGAGAAGCAAAG aatcgAAGTTCCTATTTGGATCGGTTTACCCTGAAAGAAAAAGTTCCACAGGACGACTTGTTTGACATCAATGTGAATGCCAGTAAATCAACAGCCTCACTGAGAGATTCTTCCCCTGTAGTGGATAACAACAGACACACTGCCAAGTTTTCACCCCTTGTGGACtttacaaaaccaaaaacaagaaACCCCCATGCTGACAGTGTAACATTCCAGGGGTCAACCAGAAGACAATCAGCACAGGGCCCTACCACTCTGTCAAAAGGGTCCAGCACCAGAGACTGCACCCCGCGTACAAATATCGTCTTCTTTAAAATGCACAAGTGCAGTAGCAGCACAGTGCAGAATATTTTGCTGCGTTATGGGGAAGAGCACAGCTTGGACTTTGTGCTCCCGCCTGCGGGAAACTACTTGGGTCACTCGCAATTCTCAAGGAAATGGATGTTAGAATTTCCAGTGAAGGAGTATAACATCTTATGTCATCACACAATGTTTGATGAGACTG CTATGAAAGCAGTGATGCCAACCAATGCTGTTTACGTCAGTATTCTTAGAGATCCAGTCACGATGTTTGAATCCACCTTCACCTATCAGCACATGGCATCCATGTACCATCTTCCCTCTAGCCATGGGTTGGAACTCTTTCTAGAGAGACCAGAACAGTACTATAAGATGGGAGACGGTGGCCTTCTTCACGCCAGGAGTCCCATGATTTATAACTTCGGCCTACCCAAAGCAGACCTTGGGGATGTAAGAAAAATCGAGGCAAAGATCGAGGAGTTGGAAATGCAGTTTGATCTCGTCATGATGACGGAGCACTTTGAAGAATCCCTCATTCTGTTCAGACACCTCATGTGCTGGGAGATCGATGATATTGTGTATTTCAAACTCAACGCTCGCAGCAAGTCATCCGTGAAGACGGTGTCGGCGAGCGTGGCTGACAAAATCAAGAAGTGGAACTACGGAGACGTGAAACTATACGAGACATTCAACAAGACCTTCTGGGGGAAGGTCAGAGTGTTTGGAGAGGACAGGATGAGGGAAGAGGTCGCGCAGCTGAAGATGAGGAAAGACTTCTTCTCAAAACACTGCATTTCTCAGGTTGTGAATAACGACAACAAAGTGTGGCACCCAGCAGGAATCGGTATCGACAGCTTTAAATTAAGACCGGAAGCgatgaacaataaaatgtgtgttAGAATGGCAAGGACAGAGCTACCATACACAGACCTGGTTCGTAACATACAAAAGAAAAGATATTATATGcattaa